In one window of Arthrobacter pascens DNA:
- the moeB gene encoding molybdopterin-synthase adenylyltransferase MoeB, which translates to MASTFTANASSVSLEPLVEPAGDLTPAEVERYSRHLIIPEIGAVGQRRLRNAKVLVIGAGGLGSPALLYLAAAGVGTLGIIDDDAVDLSNLQRQVIHGIADVGRPKIDSARDAIAGLNPLVDVRLHNVRLDASNALELFAEYDLILDGADNFATRYLVNDAAAILGKPYVWGSIFRFDGQVSVFWEKHGPTYRDLYPEAPPAGSVPSCGEGGVFGMLCAAVGSLMVTEAVKLITGVGRSLLGRVALFDALGGSWREIRVSKDPAAEPITELTDYDAFCGIVPAASADTEHTVTATQLATMLASRKAGLKDFDLIDVREPGEHDIVSIEGSLLIPQGRILAGEAWSELPQDRDIVFHCKAGTRSANVLEAARKAGYQRVSHLDGGILAWVRDVEPGKPVY; encoded by the coding sequence ATGGCTTCGACATTCACCGCAAATGCTTCGTCCGTTTCGCTTGAACCGCTGGTGGAGCCCGCGGGCGATCTGACCCCGGCGGAGGTGGAACGCTATTCGCGGCACCTCATCATTCCGGAGATCGGCGCCGTGGGGCAGCGACGGCTCAGGAATGCCAAAGTCCTGGTCATCGGAGCCGGGGGGCTGGGGTCCCCTGCGCTGCTGTACCTTGCCGCGGCGGGCGTCGGCACACTGGGAATCATCGACGACGACGCCGTGGACCTCAGCAACCTGCAGCGCCAGGTCATCCACGGCATCGCTGACGTCGGACGACCCAAGATCGACTCCGCCCGGGATGCCATCGCCGGGCTGAACCCGCTGGTGGACGTCCGGCTGCATAACGTCCGGCTGGACGCCTCCAACGCCTTGGAACTTTTCGCCGAATACGACCTCATCCTGGACGGCGCTGACAACTTCGCCACGCGCTACCTGGTCAACGACGCCGCCGCCATCCTGGGCAAGCCGTACGTCTGGGGCTCGATCTTCCGCTTCGACGGCCAGGTCAGCGTATTCTGGGAAAAGCACGGGCCGACCTACCGCGACCTCTATCCGGAGGCCCCGCCGGCAGGGTCAGTGCCCTCCTGCGGCGAGGGCGGCGTGTTCGGCATGCTGTGTGCAGCCGTGGGCTCGCTCATGGTGACCGAGGCCGTCAAACTGATCACCGGCGTCGGGCGTTCCCTCCTTGGCCGGGTGGCACTGTTTGATGCGCTGGGCGGCAGCTGGCGCGAAATTCGGGTCTCCAAGGATCCGGCGGCGGAACCCATCACCGAGCTGACCGACTACGACGCCTTCTGCGGAATTGTCCCCGCCGCGTCCGCCGATACCGAACACACAGTGACGGCGACACAGCTGGCCACCATGCTGGCGTCGCGGAAGGCCGGACTGAAGGACTTTGACCTGATAGATGTCCGGGAACCGGGTGAACACGACATCGTCAGCATCGAGGGTTCGCTGCTGATCCCGCAGGGAAGAATATTGGCGGGGGAGGCCTGGAGCGAGCTTCCGCAGGACAGGGACATCGTCTTCCACTGCAAAGCCGGGACCCGGTCAGCCAACGTGCTTGAAGCGGCACGGAAGGCCGGCTACCAGAGGGTCAGTCATCTCGACGGCGGAATCCTGGCCTGGGTGCGCGACGTGGAGCCGGGAAAGCCCGTCTACTGA
- a CDS encoding glutamyl-tRNA reductase, with the protein MVLFSLVATHADIDLETVAQLSNGASGVATSALSGSPAVTGAVVLATCNRYEIYGEAPHADDVEAARAALVSQISELSGLNEQLVSRSFGTRTGPEVSQHLFAVSAGLDSAVVGEREIAGQVRRALITAQHEGTASSGLVRLFQAASKTAKDVGAQTALGSRGLSIVSVALDLATDLSENADWTTKKVVVFGTGAYAGATMALLRERGCTDISVFSSSGRAEGFVATRGGTALDSESLRPAVAAADVMIGCSGSDTRVEADELAEVRAESPQPLIAIDLALTHDFDPEVGELDGVELLTLESVRLAAPQEQAESLAQASDIVNGAARAFEQEREVRSVDSAIVALRRHTMSVLDAEMEKVRARHGCTAAAEEVEFALRRMVKQLLHVPTVRARELASNGQQDDYVAALETLYGITVEQPAATPATQAECPVDQRFESA; encoded by the coding sequence GTGGTTCTTTTTTCATTGGTGGCTACACACGCCGACATCGATCTTGAGACCGTTGCTCAACTGAGCAACGGTGCTTCCGGGGTCGCCACATCCGCCCTCTCCGGATCGCCGGCAGTGACGGGTGCGGTGGTGCTTGCCACCTGCAACAGGTACGAAATCTACGGCGAAGCGCCCCATGCCGATGACGTGGAGGCAGCCCGCGCCGCCCTTGTCTCGCAGATCAGCGAACTGAGCGGCCTCAACGAACAACTCGTGTCACGATCCTTCGGCACCCGGACCGGGCCCGAAGTCAGCCAGCATCTTTTCGCCGTCAGCGCCGGACTCGACTCCGCCGTCGTCGGCGAACGCGAAATAGCCGGCCAGGTGCGGCGTGCCCTCATCACGGCGCAGCATGAAGGTACGGCCAGCTCCGGCCTCGTCCGGCTCTTCCAGGCCGCCTCCAAAACGGCAAAGGACGTCGGTGCCCAGACCGCCCTCGGCTCCCGGGGGCTGTCCATCGTGTCGGTGGCCCTGGACCTGGCCACGGATCTGTCAGAGAACGCGGACTGGACAACCAAGAAAGTCGTGGTGTTCGGCACCGGCGCCTACGCGGGCGCCACCATGGCCCTGCTTCGGGAACGCGGCTGCACCGACATCTCCGTGTTCTCCTCTTCAGGGCGTGCGGAGGGCTTTGTCGCCACTCGCGGCGGGACGGCCCTGGACAGTGAATCACTTCGACCGGCTGTGGCGGCGGCCGATGTCATGATCGGCTGCAGCGGCTCGGACACCCGGGTCGAGGCCGACGAGCTTGCGGAGGTCCGCGCGGAGTCCCCGCAGCCACTGATCGCCATTGACCTCGCGCTCACCCACGATTTCGACCCCGAGGTCGGGGAGCTCGACGGCGTCGAGCTGCTCACGCTCGAATCCGTACGCCTCGCCGCTCCCCAGGAGCAGGCCGAGTCCCTGGCCCAGGCCAGCGACATCGTCAATGGCGCCGCCAGGGCCTTTGAACAGGAACGCGAGGTCCGCTCGGTGGATTCAGCCATTGTTGCCCTGCGCAGGCACACCATGAGCGTCCTGGACGCGGAAATGGAAAAGGTCCGGGCCCGCCACGGATGCACGGCCGCTGCCGAGGAAGTTGAGTTCGCGCTCCGCCGAATGGTCAAGCAGTTGCTGCACGTCCCCACGGTGCGCGCACGCGAACTTGCCTCCAACGGGCAGCAGGACGACTACGTGGCTGCCCTGGAGACGCTGTACGGAATCACCGTCGAGCAGCCCGCTGCCACTCCTGCAACGCAGGCCGAGTGCCCGGTTGACCAAAGATTTGAAAGCGCCTGA
- the hemE gene encoding uroporphyrinogen decarboxylase yields MTSSSAVSNPASNAGPNAAPATASKADAASALPAGHPLMDGRTADSPLITAYRGGKPSRRPVWFMRQAGRSLPEYLKVREGVAMLDSCLRPELASEITLQPVRRHDVDAAIFFSDIVIPLKLAGVGVDIVPGVGPVLDKPVRTAADVAALPQLTWEALEPIREAVRLTVAELGKTPLIGFAGAPFTLAAYMVEGKPSRDHLGPRTMMHADPETWTALANWAADASGLFLRAQLEAGASAGQLFDSWAGSLGLADYTKYVAPASARALDHVRHLGAPLIHFGTGTSELLVAMRDVGVDVVGVDYRLPLDEANRRLGGNVPLQGNIDPALLSAPWEVLEAHVREVIAAGSAAPGHVLNLGHGVPPETDPAVLTRVVQLIHSISPE; encoded by the coding sequence ATGACTTCCAGCTCCGCCGTGTCCAATCCGGCGTCAAATGCAGGGCCAAACGCAGCGCCCGCTACCGCGTCGAAGGCGGACGCTGCCAGCGCACTGCCCGCCGGCCATCCCCTCATGGACGGCCGCACCGCAGATTCCCCGCTCATCACGGCCTACCGCGGCGGCAAACCGTCCCGCCGTCCAGTGTGGTTCATGCGACAGGCCGGGCGCTCACTGCCGGAGTACCTGAAGGTCCGTGAAGGCGTCGCGATGCTGGACTCCTGCCTGCGGCCCGAACTGGCGTCCGAGATCACCCTTCAGCCGGTGCGCCGGCACGATGTTGACGCCGCCATCTTCTTCTCCGATATCGTGATCCCGCTCAAGCTCGCAGGCGTGGGAGTGGACATCGTGCCCGGCGTCGGCCCGGTCCTGGACAAGCCCGTGCGCACAGCCGCAGATGTGGCCGCCCTGCCGCAGCTCACCTGGGAAGCGCTGGAGCCCATCCGGGAGGCCGTCCGGCTGACCGTCGCGGAATTGGGCAAGACCCCGCTGATCGGCTTCGCCGGGGCACCGTTCACCCTGGCCGCCTACATGGTCGAGGGCAAGCCGTCCCGCGACCACCTCGGCCCGCGCACCATGATGCACGCGGATCCTGAGACGTGGACGGCCCTGGCCAACTGGGCCGCCGACGCGTCCGGGCTGTTCCTCCGAGCCCAGCTGGAAGCCGGCGCCTCCGCGGGGCAGCTGTTCGATTCCTGGGCAGGCTCACTGGGGCTGGCCGACTACACCAAATACGTGGCCCCGGCGTCAGCCCGCGCGCTGGACCACGTCAGGCACCTCGGGGCACCCCTGATCCACTTTGGCACCGGAACGTCGGAACTGCTGGTCGCCATGCGCGACGTCGGCGTAGACGTGGTGGGCGTGGATTACCGGCTTCCGCTGGATGAGGCAAACCGCCGGCTGGGCGGTAACGTGCCGCTCCAGGGCAACATCGATCCGGCGCTCCTGTCCGCCCCGTGGGAAGTCCTCGAGGCCCACGTCAGGGAAGTGATCGCGGCCGGTTCGGCAGCGCCCGGCCATGTGCTGAATCTTGGCCACGGGGTGCCGCCGGAAACAGATCCGGCCGTCCTGACCCGGGTTGTGCAGCTCATCCACTCCATTTCGCCGGAATAA
- the hemG gene encoding protoporphyrinogen oxidase: MGGSGESTGRRREATASTAASVPAGKTALVAGGGISGLLAARELSAAGCAVTVLEASRTWGGCVGSHVVAGLTLDSGAESFATRSTAVADLAAELGLAAKIVEPRPGGAWVQLPDGPRELPKTGVLGIPANPWDPEVRRSLGFLGSLRASLDKYLPASVGTAADVTSVASLVRARMGRRVLDRLVAPVVGGVHSADPGLLDVDMVAPGLRAGLRRHGSLAAAVAAQRRGNATPRDGTPPVAKAGSAVAGLAGGMHTLIAALLRDLRDRGVTLLDASPAESVAQTPDGWRVTAGKATYDAGLLVVALDGPAAVGLLEKAVPGLAGKRPERGPDVRLVTLVVDLPELDSRPRGTGILVAPQTPGIQAKALTHATAKWEWLAAAAGPGTHVLRLSYGRIDGSAARTREPSTDDELLAASLRDASALLGVSVEAEDVIGWDVVRWQGALPFAAVGHKARVADVREACARAGCLAVVGGWVAGNGLAAVVADTREQIQVLLSTASSQFSALPAPKKRVQ; this comes from the coding sequence ATGGGCGGCTCAGGGGAAAGCACGGGACGGCGGCGGGAGGCAACTGCCTCGACGGCAGCATCCGTCCCGGCCGGCAAAACTGCGCTGGTAGCCGGTGGCGGCATTTCAGGGCTGCTTGCAGCGCGGGAGCTGTCCGCGGCCGGCTGCGCGGTGACCGTCCTGGAAGCCAGCCGAACCTGGGGCGGTTGCGTGGGCAGCCACGTCGTAGCCGGGCTCACGCTGGACAGCGGCGCGGAGTCCTTTGCGACCCGCTCCACTGCCGTGGCCGACCTCGCCGCCGAATTGGGACTCGCGGCAAAGATCGTCGAGCCCCGGCCGGGAGGCGCCTGGGTCCAGCTTCCGGATGGTCCCCGGGAACTTCCCAAGACGGGAGTCCTGGGGATACCAGCCAACCCTTGGGACCCGGAAGTCCGGCGCTCACTGGGGTTCCTGGGCTCGCTTCGAGCATCCCTGGACAAGTACCTGCCAGCCTCGGTGGGGACTGCTGCGGACGTCACGAGCGTGGCATCGCTGGTGCGGGCGCGAATGGGACGCCGCGTGCTGGACCGGCTCGTCGCACCGGTAGTGGGGGGAGTGCACTCCGCCGATCCCGGTCTCCTGGACGTGGACATGGTGGCGCCCGGACTGCGGGCGGGCCTCCGCCGGCACGGCTCGTTGGCCGCCGCAGTTGCGGCCCAGCGCCGCGGCAACGCCACCCCCCGGGACGGGACGCCGCCCGTGGCGAAAGCCGGCTCCGCCGTCGCGGGCCTCGCAGGCGGCATGCACACCCTGATCGCTGCGTTGCTGCGCGACCTCCGGGACCGCGGCGTGACCCTGCTGGACGCTTCGCCGGCGGAGTCGGTGGCCCAAACACCTGACGGCTGGCGAGTCACTGCCGGAAAGGCAACGTACGACGCCGGCCTGCTGGTAGTGGCGCTCGACGGCCCCGCCGCCGTCGGGCTGCTGGAAAAGGCAGTGCCCGGACTTGCCGGAAAGCGGCCGGAACGCGGGCCAGACGTCAGGCTCGTCACGCTGGTGGTTGACCTTCCGGAACTGGACAGCAGGCCACGGGGCACCGGAATCCTGGTAGCCCCGCAGACCCCTGGCATCCAGGCAAAAGCACTCACCCATGCAACGGCGAAGTGGGAATGGCTTGCCGCCGCAGCAGGGCCCGGCACCCACGTCCTCCGCCTCTCCTACGGGCGCATCGACGGTTCCGCAGCCCGCACCCGGGAACCCTCCACAGACGATGAACTCCTGGCTGCTTCGCTGCGGGACGCGTCAGCGCTGCTTGGCGTGTCGGTCGAAGCGGAGGACGTCATCGGCTGGGACGTGGTCAGGTGGCAGGGGGCGCTGCCTTTCGCCGCCGTGGGCCACAAGGCCCGGGTCGCGGATGTCCGCGAAGCCTGCGCGAGGGCCGGCTGCCTCGCTGTGGTGGGCGGATGGGTGGCAGGGAACGGTCTTGCGGCTGTCGTGGCTGACACGCGGGAGCAGATCCAAGTGCTTCTCAGCACGGCATCGTCCCAGTTCAGCGCGCTGCCCGCCCCCAAAAAACGAGTCCAATAG
- the hemQ gene encoding hydrogen peroxide-dependent heme synthase — translation MSHTSAESVTKTEESAEQFFTLWTVFKRSAEVLRSADAAEDFDALLSRLAESGVTHRGSYDVSAMRADADVMVWLHGAKPEALQQAIRDIRRSKLFAGTEIVWSAMGVHREAEFAKNHTPAYSRGVEPAEWLCVYPFVRSYEWYLLPEAERGKMLRDHGMLGREFPQVISNTVSSFALGDWEWILGLEAPALVDLVDLMRHLRSTEARNHVREEIPFYTGRRITAPEIAEVLA, via the coding sequence ATGAGCCACACTTCTGCCGAATCTGTCACTAAAACCGAAGAATCAGCCGAGCAGTTTTTCACCCTCTGGACCGTTTTCAAGCGGTCCGCGGAGGTCCTGCGCAGCGCCGACGCTGCTGAGGACTTCGATGCGCTGCTGTCCCGCCTGGCCGAGTCCGGTGTGACCCACCGCGGTAGTTACGACGTCTCCGCGATGCGCGCCGACGCCGATGTGATGGTGTGGCTTCACGGTGCCAAGCCCGAAGCGCTGCAGCAGGCCATCCGCGATATCCGCCGCAGCAAGCTCTTCGCCGGGACTGAGATCGTCTGGTCCGCAATGGGCGTGCACCGCGAAGCCGAGTTCGCCAAGAACCACACCCCTGCCTATTCCCGCGGCGTGGAGCCGGCGGAATGGCTTTGCGTGTACCCGTTCGTACGCTCCTACGAGTGGTACCTCCTACCCGAGGCCGAACGCGGAAAGATGCTGCGCGACCATGGCATGCTGGGCCGGGAGTTCCCGCAGGTCATCTCCAATACTGTGTCTTCCTTCGCCCTGGGGGACTGGGAGTGGATCCTGGGCCTGGAGGCTCCCGCCCTGGTTGACCTCGTGGACCTGATGCGGCACCTGCGCTCCACCGAAGCGCGCAACCATGTCCGCGAGGAAATCCCGTTCTACACGGGCCGTCGCATCACCGCCCCGGAAATCGCAGAGGTCCTGGCATGA
- a CDS encoding ferrochelatase, whose amino-acid sequence MSPLDPQETAAPATPLNPVTEAGRMAPKDYDAVLLASFGGPEGQEDVIPFLRNVTRGRGIPDERLEEVSHHYRANGGVSPINQQNRELKAALEAELAARGIALPVLWGNRNWAPYIPQTLQDAYDAGHRRLLMITTSAYSCYSSCRQYREDIGMALTETGLDGRLEVDKVRQYFDHPGFVEPFVEGTAAGLSDVRAQLHAVGTPDAPLHILFATHSIPTRDAEAAGRSEAEPREFEEGSAYVAQHLATGAAIISRVEAESGLTAPWSLVYQSRSGAPHVPWLEPDINDAVEELAGQGIKGIVIVPLGFVSDHMEVVWDLDTEALETCRNLGLAATRVPTPGTHRKFVNGLVDLISERTRSNNIADRPAVTALGPWYDVCRPGCCANFRGEKPTIAGADTTVGTGHDPYPEAVGVPAGGEGVQ is encoded by the coding sequence ATGAGCCCGCTGGACCCTCAGGAAACCGCTGCCCCGGCAACCCCGCTCAATCCCGTGACCGAGGCCGGGCGGATGGCGCCCAAGGACTACGATGCTGTCCTCCTTGCCTCCTTCGGCGGCCCCGAGGGCCAGGAGGACGTCATCCCGTTCCTTCGCAACGTGACCCGCGGGCGAGGCATCCCCGACGAGCGGCTTGAAGAAGTCTCGCACCACTACCGCGCCAACGGCGGCGTCAGTCCCATCAACCAGCAGAACCGTGAACTTAAGGCAGCCCTGGAAGCCGAACTGGCCGCCCGCGGCATCGCGTTGCCCGTGCTGTGGGGCAACCGCAACTGGGCGCCGTACATCCCGCAGACCCTGCAGGACGCGTACGACGCCGGGCACCGTCGCCTGCTGATGATCACCACGAGTGCCTACTCCTGTTACTCCAGCTGCCGCCAGTACCGCGAGGACATCGGCATGGCGCTGACCGAAACCGGCCTGGACGGCCGGCTTGAAGTGGACAAAGTGCGCCAGTACTTTGACCACCCCGGTTTTGTGGAGCCCTTTGTGGAAGGAACGGCCGCCGGGCTGTCCGATGTCCGCGCTCAACTCCATGCGGTCGGCACCCCGGACGCGCCGTTGCATATTCTGTTCGCAACGCATTCCATCCCCACCCGCGACGCCGAAGCGGCCGGACGCTCCGAGGCCGAACCGCGCGAGTTTGAGGAAGGTTCGGCGTACGTCGCCCAGCACCTTGCCACCGGGGCGGCCATCATCAGCAGGGTCGAGGCAGAGTCCGGCCTTACCGCACCCTGGTCCCTCGTCTACCAGTCGCGCTCGGGCGCCCCGCACGTGCCGTGGCTGGAACCGGACATCAATGACGCCGTCGAGGAACTGGCCGGCCAGGGCATCAAGGGCATCGTGATCGTTCCGCTTGGCTTCGTCAGCGACCACATGGAGGTTGTCTGGGACCTGGACACAGAAGCCCTGGAAACCTGCCGCAACCTGGGCCTGGCCGCCACCAGGGTGCCCACTCCCGGAACCCACCGCAAATTCGTGAACGGGCTGGTGGACCTCATCTCGGAGCGGACCAGGTCCAACAACATCGCCGACCGCCCGGCAGTGACCGCCCTCGGGCCCTGGTACGACGTCTGCCGTCCGGGCTGCTGCGCCAACTTCCGCGGCGAGAAGCCCACCATCGCGGGCGCGGACACCACCGTTGGTACCGGACATGACCCGTACCCCGAAGCGGTTGGCGTGCCGGCCGGGGGAGAAGGCGTGCAATGA
- the hemC gene encoding hydroxymethylbilane synthase yields the protein MTVRIGTRASKLALTQTQQTADQLAAVGGFPVELVHIRTDGDVLKGSLSQMGGTGVFVTALRDALLRNECDVAVHSLKDLPTGAPVGLALAATPRRVDVRDVLCARDGLKLADLPQGATVGTGSPRRAAQLRAARPDLQILDIRGNVDTRLGRVPGLPGNVTDQVVPGKSCDLDAVVLAAAGLERISRLDAVSEFLETDVMLPAAGQGSLAIECRTADAPRKAGSTEGSQGVLAQALAALDDPDTRLAVTAERALLARLEAGCAAPVGAYAYRKGSMLHLEGVVCAVDGTASVRDKRATDGLTEVGATLLGIELAEVLLAGGAADIADLQAS from the coding sequence ATGACCGTCCGGATCGGAACCAGGGCCAGCAAGCTCGCTCTGACCCAGACCCAGCAGACCGCCGACCAGCTGGCCGCCGTCGGCGGATTCCCGGTGGAACTGGTGCATATCCGGACCGACGGCGACGTCCTGAAAGGCTCGCTGTCCCAGATGGGCGGCACCGGGGTGTTTGTGACCGCCCTTCGCGATGCCTTGTTGCGGAATGAATGCGATGTCGCCGTCCATTCCCTCAAGGACCTTCCGACCGGCGCGCCGGTGGGCCTGGCCCTGGCCGCCACGCCGCGCCGCGTCGACGTGCGTGACGTCCTCTGCGCCCGCGACGGCCTTAAGCTGGCCGACCTGCCGCAGGGGGCCACCGTGGGCACCGGCTCACCGCGGCGCGCTGCACAGCTCCGGGCTGCCAGGCCGGACCTGCAGATTTTGGACATCCGCGGCAACGTGGACACCCGCCTTGGCCGGGTCCCCGGTCTGCCGGGCAACGTCACCGACCAGGTGGTGCCGGGCAAATCCTGCGACCTTGACGCCGTTGTCCTCGCGGCTGCCGGGCTGGAGCGGATCAGCAGGCTGGACGCCGTCAGTGAGTTCCTCGAAACCGACGTGATGCTGCCGGCTGCCGGACAGGGTTCGCTGGCCATTGAATGCCGGACAGCCGACGCACCCCGGAAGGCCGGATCCACGGAAGGCTCCCAGGGCGTCCTCGCCCAGGCCCTCGCGGCGCTGGACGATCCGGACACCAGGCTGGCCGTCACTGCCGAGCGTGCGCTCCTGGCCCGGCTCGAAGCAGGCTGCGCCGCACCCGTTGGCGCCTACGCCTACCGGAAAGGCAGCATGCTTCACCTGGAAGGCGTTGTCTGCGCCGTTGACGGGACGGCATCCGTCCGTGACAAGCGGGCCACTGACGGGCTGACCGAGGTTGGCGCGACGCTGCTTGGCATCGAACTCGCCGAGGTTCTCCTTGCCGGCGGCGCGGCCGACATTGCAGACCTCCAGGCCTCCTGA
- a CDS encoding uroporphyrinogen-III synthase — MADKDSSFQQDPRPLAHARVLVTRSPERSLTLVAALEEAGAEALLLPMIDFERAADQHSLDVACDALAAGAFDWLVVSSATTVHVLSDKAAERGMTLGNWLPANTRVAAIGQASRGLLESAGVPVALTPPPDAQSAAGLLDVWPAGAGRVLLPQADIAAPRLAEGLSASGAAVTVITAYRTVDYPADAERRLAVEPVAMDPAEKWLAGTPSQVTRPASYALLTPEGARDEIAAGRLHAVVAASPSAARRISSALSPLRECRLVAIGRSTADEAAALGLDVAAVAAEPSPAGLVAAVREALDSRPNPDHP, encoded by the coding sequence ATGGCGGACAAGGACAGTAGTTTCCAGCAGGATCCGCGGCCGCTCGCGCATGCCCGGGTCCTGGTCACGCGCAGCCCGGAGCGGTCGCTAACCCTCGTCGCCGCGTTGGAGGAGGCAGGGGCGGAGGCACTGTTGCTGCCGATGATTGACTTTGAGCGGGCAGCTGACCAGCATTCCCTGGACGTAGCCTGCGATGCCCTTGCGGCAGGTGCCTTCGACTGGCTGGTTGTCAGCAGCGCCACGACGGTCCACGTGCTCAGTGACAAGGCTGCCGAACGCGGCATGACCCTTGGCAACTGGCTGCCCGCCAACACCAGGGTGGCCGCCATCGGCCAAGCCTCACGCGGGCTGCTGGAGTCCGCCGGAGTTCCCGTGGCACTCACGCCGCCCCCCGATGCACAGTCGGCCGCAGGCCTGCTGGATGTGTGGCCGGCAGGTGCCGGACGGGTACTCCTGCCGCAGGCAGATATCGCGGCACCGCGCCTCGCCGAAGGACTGTCTGCATCCGGTGCGGCTGTCACCGTTATCACCGCGTACCGGACCGTGGACTATCCGGCCGATGCTGAGCGCCGGCTTGCCGTCGAGCCTGTGGCGATGGACCCGGCCGAGAAGTGGCTGGCTGGCACACCGTCACAGGTGACCCGACCGGCGTCGTACGCTCTGCTGACCCCGGAAGGCGCCCGGGACGAGATCGCTGCCGGCCGGCTGCACGCCGTCGTCGCTGCGTCACCCAGCGCCGCCCGGCGCATCAGTTCCGCGCTGTCCCCGCTGCGGGAGTGCAGGCTCGTCGCGATCGGACGCTCGACGGCGGATGAAGCCGCGGCGCTCGGACTCGACGTGGCCGCCGTTGCGGCTGAGCCCAGCCCCGCCGGGCTCGTGGCGGCGGTACGCGAAGCCCTGGATTCCCGACCCAACCCGGACCACCCGTGA
- the hemB gene encoding porphobilinogen synthase codes for MSFPSQRPRRLRTTPAMRRLTAETRLAPAELILPAFIREDLTEPNPITSMPGVVQHTTDTLKRAAIEAVELGIGGIMLFGIPAVRDAEGTASLDPDGVLNKAIRDVRSEVGDELVIMSDVCLDEFTDHGHCGVLDADGYVDNDRTVEIYARMAVAQAEAGAHMLGPSGMMDGQIAAIRTALDGAGYSATSVVAYAAKYASAFYGPFREAVDSQLKGDRRTYQMDSGNRREAIREVELDLAEGADIVMVKPAMSYLDIVADVAAMSPVPVAAYQISGEYAMIEAAAANGWIDRRAAITESVLGIRRAGADMVLTYWASELAGWLRESR; via the coding sequence ATGAGCTTTCCCAGCCAACGCCCCCGCCGCCTCCGCACCACACCTGCCATGCGCAGGCTCACCGCAGAAACCCGGCTGGCGCCGGCAGAGCTGATCCTTCCGGCCTTCATCCGGGAGGACCTTACCGAGCCCAACCCGATCACCTCCATGCCCGGAGTCGTCCAGCACACCACCGACACGCTGAAACGTGCCGCCATTGAAGCCGTGGAACTGGGCATCGGCGGCATCATGCTCTTTGGCATACCGGCGGTCCGCGACGCGGAGGGCACGGCGTCGCTGGACCCTGATGGCGTGCTCAACAAGGCGATCCGGGACGTCCGCTCTGAGGTTGGCGACGAACTCGTCATCATGAGCGATGTCTGCCTGGACGAATTCACCGACCACGGGCACTGCGGGGTCCTGGACGCGGACGGCTACGTGGACAACGACCGTACCGTGGAGATCTACGCCAGGATGGCAGTGGCGCAGGCCGAGGCCGGAGCCCACATGCTGGGCCCCTCGGGAATGATGGACGGCCAGATCGCGGCCATCCGCACGGCACTGGACGGCGCCGGGTACTCCGCGACCTCGGTGGTTGCCTATGCCGCGAAGTATGCCTCGGCGTTCTACGGCCCGTTCCGGGAGGCGGTGGATTCCCAGCTTAAGGGGGACCGGCGGACCTACCAGATGGACTCCGGTAACCGCCGAGAGGCCATCCGGGAAGTCGAGCTCGACCTGGCCGAGGGCGCGGACATCGTGATGGTCAAGCCGGCCATGAGCTATCTGGACATCGTGGCCGACGTGGCAGCCATGAGTCCGGTGCCCGTAGCCGCGTACCAGATTTCGGGGGAGTACGCGATGATCGAGGCCGCCGCCGCCAATGGATGGATCGACCGCCGCGCAGCCATCACCGAATCCGTTCTGGGCATCCGCCGCGCCGGCGCGGATATGGTGCTGACCTACTGGGCGTCCGAGCTTGCGGGCTGGCTGAGGGAATCGCGGTGA